GCGTGAACAGCCGGACCTCCAGCTCGCGCTCCAGGGCGGCGATCCGCTTGGAGACCGCCTGCTGCGTCACGCCGAGTTCGTCGGCCGCGTACCGCAACTGCCCGAGCTCGGCCGCCCGGACGAACGATCGCAGTGCCTCGGTGTCCACCGCTTCACCCTAGGCGCGCACAACCGACCGTTGTGTCGCCCCGTCGACCGGTTGTCCGACCGCTCTCCAGCGAGCCGGCGGCCGGAGTTCAGCTGTTCAGGACCTGGGGGCTGAGCTGCTTGAGGTGGGCGTTGGCCCAGCGCATCTGCCGGAGGGTGTCGGGATGGCAGCGCTCGGTCAGACTCAGCAGCTCGGTGTCGCGGCGGGCCTGGGCCGCCTGGGCGATCATCTCCCAGTCGAGGGAGACGCCGGCGGCCTGGACGTGGATGTGCCGCAGGTCGTGCAGGAGCAGCATGCCGGGCGTGCTGCGGTGCTTGACCAGCTCACTCCTCTTCTCCCGGAGTCTCGCGCCCAGCCCGGTCTCCAGGGCGTGCCCGGTGCCGAGCCGGGCACCGTACCGGCCGCCGATCTCGGCGAGTTCGCGCAGATGCCGCTGGGACCAGGCGGACAGGTCCCGGGCCACGTGGTGGATCTCGTGTTCGCTGACGTGGCGTTCGGAGACGCGCAGCAGATCCTGGGCGAGACCGCGTTCGCCGTGGTGCAGCGCCCGCAGGGCGAGACCGATCCTGTTCATCGCGGTTCCTCGTCGGCCAGTGCCGTCCGGCTCCGCGCCGGTTCGGCCTCGGAGTCCCGATCGGCGGGGGCGTCCCCGCCGCCGCGCTCCAGCAGCCGGATCGTGGCCGCGCCGGTCTTGAACAGCGGCTGCTTGGAGGCGGGGTCCCAGTCGGTGACCGTCAGTTCGTTGGCCGCGCGCGTCCTGCCGGCGTCGTCCGGGAGGTCCCAGTAGCCGTAGTGGAAGGGCAGGAACAGGACCCCGGGGCGTATGCCGGTGACGCGCAGCCTGGCATGCACGACGCCGCGCGGGCTGGAGATCTCCGCGAGGTCGCCCTCCCGCATGTCGTGGGCCGCGGCGTCGGCGGCGCTCATCTCCACCCACACGTCCGGGGCGGCGTCCCGCAGCTGCGGCGCGCGGGCGGTCTTGGTCCGGGTGTGGAAGTGGTGGACGGTGCGGCCGTTGATCAGGTGGAACGGGCGGAGCTCGTCCGGCATCTCGTGCGGCGGAAGGTAGCCGGCCGACTTGATGACGGCCTTGCCGGACGGGTTGAGGAACCGGTACTCCACCTCCTCGACGGGGGTACCGGTGACCAGGTCGCGGCCGAAGCTCTCGCAGTACTCGGGTGCGGCCCAGAACCGGCCGTCGGAGTAAAGGCGTTCGGTGCCGTCGGGATGGTCCTGGTCGCAGGGCCATTGGACGCCGCCCGCGGCGCGCAGCCTCTCGTAGCTGAGGCCGGTGTAGTCGCAGGGGCGCCCGCGGCTGCACTCCTGCCAGGCGCGGAACGCCGACTCGGGGCCGGTCCATGTGATGAGGGGAGTGCCGTCCTTGCCGGTGAAACCCATCCGCCCGGCGTAGTCCAGGAAGATCTCCAGGTCCGGGCGGGCCTCGCCGGGCGGCTCGACGGCCTTCTCCGAGAGGTGGACGGTCCGGTCGGCGTTGGTGAAGGCGCCGGTCTTCTCGCCCCACGTCGCCGCCGGGAGGACCACGTCGGCCAGCTCGGTGGTCTCGGTCGGGAAGATGTCCTGCACCACCAGGAACAGCCGCTCCTGCGCCAGGATCTTCCGGATCCTCGACAGTTCCGGCAGTGAGACGGCGGGGTTCGTCCCGCTGACCCACAGGAAGCGGATCGACCCCTGCTCGGCGTACCGGAAGATCTGCATGGCGTGGGTCGGGGGCGCGTAGTGCGGGATGCGCTCGGGCTCGACGTTCCAGATCCGGGCCAGGTCGGCGACGTGGTCGTCGTTGGCCCAGTTCCGGAAGCCCGGCAGGTCTCCGTCGGCGCCGCACTCCCGGGTGTTCTGGGCGGTCGGCTGCCCGTTCATCTGCAGGACCCCGCAACCGGGCCGGCCGAGCATCCCCCGGATCAGGTGCAGGTTGTTGACCTGCACGGCGGCGGCGGTGGCCTGATGCGACTGGTAGAACCCCTGCAAGACGGTCGACACGAGCCGTTCGGCGTCGCCCAGCAGCCCCGCGGCCCGGCGGATCAGCTCCTCGGGCACGTCGCAGAGCTCCGCGACGCGGGCGGGCGGATACTCCTCGACGCGCCGCTCCAGCTCCTCGTAGCCGACCGTGTGGGCGTCGACGTAGCCGCGGTCGATCCTCCCCGCCGAGATGATCTCGTGCAGCAGGCCGTTCATCAGCGCCACGTTGGTGCCCGGACGCGGCGCCAGGTGCACGGCCGCCATGCGCGCCACCGGCGTCGGCCGGGGATCCACGCAGATCACCTGCGGCGGGTTCGGACCGGCCAGCCGGTCGAGCATCCGCATCCACAGCACGGTCTGCGTCTCGGCCGCGTTGTGCCCGAACAACGCGATGACGTCGGCGTGGTCGATGTCGGCGTACGTCCCGGGCTGCCCGTCGCACCCGAACGACTCCTTCAGCGCCGCCGCCGCCGTCGCGGTGCACAGGCGGGTGTTGCCGTCCAGGTGGTGGGTGCCGATCCCGCCGCGCGCGATGGCCGCCAGCGTGTAGTACTCCTCAAGGAAGAGCTGCCCGGTGGTGTAGAAGCCGAACGCGCCGGGGCCCTGCTCGTCCAGCAGTTCACGGCTCCGGCGGACGACCGCGTCCATCGCGGTGTCCCAGTCGGTCTCCACGAGCGCGCCGTCGCGGCTGATCAGCGGACGGGTCAACCGGTCCGGTGACGCGCCCGCCTGCCAGGCGTACAGGTCCTTGGGGTCGAGGCGTCCCCGGTTGATCCTGTCTCCGGCCGCCCCGCGGACCCCGACCATCCGGCCGTCCTTGACCGCGATGTCCATCCCGTCCCCATTGGAGTGCAGGATCGACGCGGTCGGCACCCACCGGTCCACGTCCTGGGGCGAGACCCCCTCCTTCAGGAAGGTGTCGACCCGGACGGGCCAGTCCTCACCCGGACCGTAGGGCGTCCTCGTCCCCCAGGGGTCGGCGATCCGATCGATCCGCGCCATCCAAGCCTCCGCAACCTCTGGAGAAGGACTCATCCCACTGCTCGCTACCGCGAAACATCGGCCGTCTCTCCGGGCCGTCCGGCTCGGGGGCGAATTTTGGTCAGACCGTTTATGAGCCGCACTTATTCGGCTTTCGGAAATGCCTTGACGGAAGGTGTAGTGCCTCCCATTCTGGAATGTTTCGTTCCGGAAACCAGAAGGGAACCGCCATGCCCGACCCCCTCCCGGCACGGCCGTCCGCACCCCCGCCCCGGCCCCTGCCCGTGCTCGTCCTCGCCGATGTCAGCGGGAGCATGGCGGAGGCGGGAAAGATCGAGGTGCTCAACCGCAGCGTCGCCACGATGATCAGGTCGTTCGCCGACGAGGACACCGTCCGCGGTGAGATCACGGTCGGGGTGGTGACCTTCGGGGGCGGGGGCGCGGCGCTGCACCAGGCGCCGGCCCCGGCCGCCGAGGTCGTCTGGGAGGACATGCGGCCCCGCGGGCGCACGCCGCTGGGCGAGGCCCTCGACCTGGTGAACGACCTCCTGGCGGACGAGGACGTCATCTCCCGGCGGGCCTTCACGCCGACCCTGGTCCTGGTCTCCGACGGGCTGCCGAACGACGACTGGCGGGGCGCGCTGGAGCGGCTGCTGGCGTCGCCGCGCGGAGGAAAGGCCGTGCGGCTGGCGGTCGGAGTCGGCCAGGACATGGACGAGGAGGCCTTCGACGTCCTGCGGGCCTTCATCGACGATCCCGTGATCCAGCCGGTCCGCGCCGACGAGGCCCACCTGCTGTCCCGGTACTTCTCCTGGGTCACCATGAGCGTCACCGCGAGAGCGCGCAGCACCCGTCCGAACGACACATCACATATGTCCTTCGACGAGCTCGAGGACCTGCTGGGCTGAGACGGACGGAGACGTCGGCGAAATGCGCGTGGTGAAGGACGAGCACGGGCGGCCGCTCCAGCTGACCCGCCTGCTGGGAACCGGCGGGCAGGGCGAGGTCTGGGCGGCCGGCGACCGTGTCGCCGTCAAGGTACTCCGAGCCCGGACACGGCGGGCCTCCGAGCGGCTGCGGCAGCGGCTCCGGACCGTGAGACGGCTCGACCTCGACGGGCTCGCCATATCCCGTCCGCTGGCCATGCTCGCGGAGCCGGACGCGGGCTACACGATGGAGCTGCTCGGCGACATGACCGCTCTGCGCGTCCTCGCCAACCCGCCCCCGCGCGGGGACCTCGTGGACTGGTACGGGGAGACGGGCGGCCTGCGGCGCCGGCTCCGGCTACTGGCGAGGGCCGCGGACGTCCTGGCGGCGCTGCACGCCCGGGGCATCGTCTACGGCGACCCCTCGCCCGGGAACATGATGGCCTCGGCGTCCGCCGAGCACTCCCAGGTCTGGCTGGTCGACGCCGACAACCTGGAGGTCGAGTCGGTCGTCCCCGACGAGTCGTTCACGACACCCGGATACGGCGCGCCCGAGGTGGTCGCGGGCCGCATGGGCATCTCCAGCCTCAGCGACGCCCACGCGTTCGCGGTCGTCGCCTTCGAGCTGCTCGCGCTCGTGCACCCCTTCCTCGGCGACGACGTCCAGGACGGCGCACCGGAGGACGAGGAGCGGGCGTTCGCGGGCGAGCTGCCCTGGATCGACGATCCCGACGACGACCGCAACCGGTCGAGCTACGGGCTGCCCAGGCGGTCCGTCCTCACCCCCGGCCTCAGGACGCTGGCCGAGCGGACCTTCGGTGCCGGGCGGTCGGATCCGGTCGAGCGGGCGACGGTCGCCGAATGGCGCACCAAGCTCCAGGCCGCCGCGGACCTCACGCTCACGTGCGCGGGGTGCCGGCAGACGTTCATCGTCGGAGTCGCCGCCTGCCCGTGGTGCGGAGCCGGAACGCCCCGGCAGCTGATGGGCTTGATGCACCTCGCCGTTCCCGGGGAGGACACCTACGCCGGGCCCCGCGACGGCCTCGCGATTCCGCCGCGCGAATGGCTGTGCGTCACGGCGCGCACCGCGCAGCTGGCGCCCGACACCGACCAGGATCGTCCCGTCGCCTGGCTGTGGTGGGAGCCGGGCAGCAGGCTGGCCGTGCGGAACCGGGGCCGTGAACCGCTGTGGCTCAGCCGGCGCACCGGAGGATCGCCGCGCGTCGTGGAGCCGGACGGCGAGCTGACGGTTCCGGTGTACGAGGACGTCCCGGAGTGGAACGTGCACTTCGGGCACCGGTCGCAGCTCCACCGGGTGCTGCGGTTCCGTCTGCTCGGAACGGGCCGGGCATGAGCGCGCCGGCCCGGAGCGGACGCGCTCCCGCGTCCCGGGGGGCTTCCGCCCCCGTCAGCGAACCCCTGCCCGGACGTTCGGACTTCGTCTGGCTGCTCTGGAACGGCGCCCCCGACGCTCTCCGGAACATCGGCGAGGGCTGGCACGAGGTGAACCTGGCCAGGCTGCCGAACGGCCAGGTGGTCGCCGGCGTCGACGGGACCGTCCGGGGCGGGGTCAGGCCCGACGGTGAGCAGGACCGCGAACGCCTGGGGCGCGCCATCTCGAACCGCGCCCGGATCGCCGTCCTGTCGACGCACAAGGTGGAGAACGAGGGGCAGCGGCGCCGCCTCCGGATCGGTGTGGACCTCTACACCTACGAACAGGCGGATCCGTTGGAACCGCAGTCCGTCGGGGTGGGCGACCGCGTCATGGACACGGTCGGCAAGTGGGACAGGAAGCTCAGGGACAGGCCGGAGGAGATCCTCCGGTGGCTCACCGAGCGCCTGCTGATCCCCCCGAGGGCGGGCGCGGGGCCGGAGGCGCCCCACCGTCTGGTCGTGTCCATCGGCCTGAGCGACCCGAGCGCGCCGGCCGGCTACCGGATCCACGGGCGGGGCGTGACCGGGGACGTCCGGACGGAGGGCGGCCGGCTGGTGCTGCACCGCCTCCGGCGCACCGGCGGCGAGGACGGGCAGGGGCCGTTGCGGCTGACCGAGTGCCGCCTGGAGTTCACCGACGTCTCGCAGGCCGGGGAGTTGCGCGCCGAGATGAAGCACCAGCTCAACCGGCTGGCCACCGGTCAGGGCTTCCTCGCCATGTGGCACGAGTACAACCGGCTCGAATCCCGGTTCGTCCGCCGGCAGGTGCGCGACGTCGGATTCGGGCGCTACACCGAGCGCGAATCGCTCGGCGACGGCGTCTATCGGTTCCGGCTCGACCGGTCGTCCCACGTCGACGACCAGGAGCTGACGCTGACGGAACGGGCCCGGCGCAACCTCGACGCACGGGAGAGCCTGGAACTGGAGGCCGCGCGGACCCTTCCCGGCGCCCTGGCGGCGGCGGACGGGGAGGAGGACGCCTCGGCGTGGGCGCTGATCGGCGACCGGCTCGGCCGGGACGTGGTCAGCGGCACCGTCGTCGCGGCCGACGTCGCGGCGGGGACGATCGACATGAGGCTCGTCGACCTCGGGCGGCGGCGGGTCTCCGGAGTGGGGCGGGACCAGACGGACGCCCCTCCGCCCCAGGGCTTCCTCTACCGCTCGTTCCGCGGCGACCGGCGCCAGATGCAGAGGCGCAAGGACGCCTTCGACCGGATCCTCGCGGACGGGACCAGGATCCCGAACCTGCTGGCGCTGTTCGAGGGCAAGACGGTCAGCGCGGATCCTCCCGGGAGAAGGACCAAGCCGCTCTCCGCGGCGGTCCGCGAGTGCTTCCGGGGCGGCGAGCCCACCCCGATGCAGGAGCGGGCGCTGGAGGTGGCGCTGAACACGCCCGACATCGCGGTGATCCAGGGCCCGCCGGGCACGGGCAAGACCCAGGTGATCACCGCCCTGCAGACCCGCCTCGCCGAGGAGGGGCGCGGCTACGCGCGGCTGCGCGGCAGCATCCTGCTCACCAGCTTCCAGCATGCGGCCGTGGACGAGCTGGTGGAGCGTTCGAGGGTGTTCGGCCTCCCCGCCAGCAAGGTGGACCGCGCCGGCCGCGGCACGACCGTCCAGACGGACCGGTGGCTCCAGGAGACGGTCGACTGGCTCACCGAGGAGATCAACGCCGACTCGCTCGGGCAGGCCCTCGGCGTGCTGCGGACGGTGACCGCCAGGGCGGCGGGCTACCTGCTCACACCGACCCCGCCGGAGGAGACCGCGCGCCTGCTCGAAGAGATCGAGGAGCTCGCGGGCGGACTCCTGTCGGCCGGACTCGCCGGCCGGCTGCACCGCGCGCGCCTGCGGTCGCGGAACGCGTCCCGGCCCGGCCCGTTCGACCTCGACGACGACCGCGAGCTGGCGGTCCGGGCGCTGCGCGGCGTGCGGACCCTCGCCGAGTCGTTCGCCGACGACGGGCCCGCGGCGGCGGCGAAGGCGCTGCGGCGGGTCCGCGCGCTGGACGGGCCGGACGCGGACGGCGCGGCCGACCTGGACCTGCTGGCCAGGGCGGCCTCCTGGGACGTCGACGAGCCCGTCCCGTTCCTGGCGGAACTGGCGGCGGCGCGCGACCGGCTGCTGGAGGCGCTGCGGCCGGCGAGCGGGCCCCTGGCCCCCGCCGCCGCGGACCCCGAGGTGGAGGACCTGCTCGCCGAGATCGCCGAAGAGCTCGAAGAGCGGGTGCGCGACTCCGGCGAGAGCGGTCCGCAGCTCGCGATGCTGGACTACCTCGAAGGGCTGCGGGGCGACCCGGCCGCCGTCGAGTGGACCCTGCGGGCCTACACCGCCTCCTACGCGGCCACCTGCCAGCAGGCCGCGTCCCCCACGGTCGCGGGGGCCAAGCAGGAGGCGCGGGTCGAGGACGTCGTCTTCGACACCGTGATCATCGACGAGGCGGCCCGCGCCAACCCGCTCGATCTCATGATCCCGCTGATCCACGCGGGCAGGCGCATCGTCCTGGTCGGCGACCACAACCAGCTGCCGCACATGCTGGAGCCGGAGGTCGAGCGGCAGGTGGAGCAGCTCGACGCGGGCGCGCGGGGACGGCTCCGCGAGAGCCTGTTCCAGCGCCTGTTCGAGAACCTGCGGGCTCCCGGCGCCCCGGTGGACCGGGTCGTCACCCTCAACGCCCAGTTCCGGATGCACCGGACGCTCGGGGCGTTCGTCAGCCGCTGCTTCTACGACGGGATGCTCGAATCGCCCCGTCCGGACGAGGAGTTCGCGCACGCCCTGCCCGGCTACGAGGGCGTGCACGCGGCGTGGATCGACGTCCCGAACGCCCGGGGCGCCGAGTCCGGCAGGCGCAGCAAGCGGCGGCGGGCCGAGGCGCGCGCCATCGCCGACCAGCTGGAGAGGCTCCTGCCCTCGGCGCCGGACCTCACCTTCGGCGTCATCTCCTTCTACTCCGACCAGGTGGACGAGATCTGGCGGGAACTGGTGGCTCGCGAGCTCGCCCGCCGCACGGACCAGGGCTACGAGCTGGTCAAGGGGCTCCAGTACGACGCGGGCGGCCGCCGGCTCGACCGCCTGCATGTCGGAAGCGTGGACGCCTTCCAGGGCAAGGAGTTCGATGTGGTGTTCCTGTCCACGACGAGGTCGGCGCCCCAGGCCGATCCACCGGCCGCGGGCACCGCCGCCCACGACCGCTGGGTCCGGCGCCGCTACGGCCACCTCACCCTGCGCAACCGGCTGTGCGTGGCGATGAGCCGGCAGAAGCGCCTGCTCGTGACCGTGGGCGA
The sequence above is a segment of the Actinomadura coerulea genome. Coding sequences within it:
- a CDS encoding molybdopterin oxidoreductase family protein, which codes for MARIDRIADPWGTRTPYGPGEDWPVRVDTFLKEGVSPQDVDRWVPTASILHSNGDGMDIAVKDGRMVGVRGAAGDRINRGRLDPKDLYAWQAGASPDRLTRPLISRDGALVETDWDTAMDAVVRRSRELLDEQGPGAFGFYTTGQLFLEEYYTLAAIARGGIGTHHLDGNTRLCTATAAAALKESFGCDGQPGTYADIDHADVIALFGHNAAETQTVLWMRMLDRLAGPNPPQVICVDPRPTPVARMAAVHLAPRPGTNVALMNGLLHEIISAGRIDRGYVDAHTVGYEELERRVEEYPPARVAELCDVPEELIRRAAGLLGDAERLVSTVLQGFYQSHQATAAAVQVNNLHLIRGMLGRPGCGVLQMNGQPTAQNTRECGADGDLPGFRNWANDDHVADLARIWNVEPERIPHYAPPTHAMQIFRYAEQGSIRFLWVSGTNPAVSLPELSRIRKILAQERLFLVVQDIFPTETTELADVVLPAATWGEKTGAFTNADRTVHLSEKAVEPPGEARPDLEIFLDYAGRMGFTGKDGTPLITWTGPESAFRAWQECSRGRPCDYTGLSYERLRAAGGVQWPCDQDHPDGTERLYSDGRFWAAPEYCESFGRDLVTGTPVEEVEYRFLNPSGKAVIKSAGYLPPHEMPDELRPFHLINGRTVHHFHTRTKTARAPQLRDAAPDVWVEMSAADAAAHDMREGDLAEISSPRGVVHARLRVTGIRPGVLFLPFHYGYWDLPDDAGRTRAANELTVTDWDPASKQPLFKTGAATIRLLERGGGDAPADRDSEAEPARSRTALADEEPR
- a CDS encoding vWA domain-containing protein, producing MPDPLPARPSAPPPRPLPVLVLADVSGSMAEAGKIEVLNRSVATMIRSFADEDTVRGEITVGVVTFGGGGAALHQAPAPAAEVVWEDMRPRGRTPLGEALDLVNDLLADEDVISRRAFTPTLVLVSDGLPNDDWRGALERLLASPRGGKAVRLAVGVGQDMDEEAFDVLRAFIDDPVIQPVRADEAHLLSRYFSWVTMSVTARARSTRPNDTSHMSFDELEDLLG
- a CDS encoding protein kinase domain-containing protein is translated as MRVVKDEHGRPLQLTRLLGTGGQGEVWAAGDRVAVKVLRARTRRASERLRQRLRTVRRLDLDGLAISRPLAMLAEPDAGYTMELLGDMTALRVLANPPPRGDLVDWYGETGGLRRRLRLLARAADVLAALHARGIVYGDPSPGNMMASASAEHSQVWLVDADNLEVESVVPDESFTTPGYGAPEVVAGRMGISSLSDAHAFAVVAFELLALVHPFLGDDVQDGAPEDEERAFAGELPWIDDPDDDRNRSSYGLPRRSVLTPGLRTLAERTFGAGRSDPVERATVAEWRTKLQAAADLTLTCAGCRQTFIVGVAACPWCGAGTPRQLMGLMHLAVPGEDTYAGPRDGLAIPPREWLCVTARTAQLAPDTDQDRPVAWLWWEPGSRLAVRNRGREPLWLSRRTGGSPRVVEPDGELTVPVYEDVPEWNVHFGHRSQLHRVLRFRLLGTGRA
- a CDS encoding DEAD/DEAH box helicase, giving the protein MSAPARSGRAPASRGASAPVSEPLPGRSDFVWLLWNGAPDALRNIGEGWHEVNLARLPNGQVVAGVDGTVRGGVRPDGEQDRERLGRAISNRARIAVLSTHKVENEGQRRRLRIGVDLYTYEQADPLEPQSVGVGDRVMDTVGKWDRKLRDRPEEILRWLTERLLIPPRAGAGPEAPHRLVVSIGLSDPSAPAGYRIHGRGVTGDVRTEGGRLVLHRLRRTGGEDGQGPLRLTECRLEFTDVSQAGELRAEMKHQLNRLATGQGFLAMWHEYNRLESRFVRRQVRDVGFGRYTERESLGDGVYRFRLDRSSHVDDQELTLTERARRNLDARESLELEAARTLPGALAAADGEEDASAWALIGDRLGRDVVSGTVVAADVAAGTIDMRLVDLGRRRVSGVGRDQTDAPPPQGFLYRSFRGDRRQMQRRKDAFDRILADGTRIPNLLALFEGKTVSADPPGRRTKPLSAAVRECFRGGEPTPMQERALEVALNTPDIAVIQGPPGTGKTQVITALQTRLAEEGRGYARLRGSILLTSFQHAAVDELVERSRVFGLPASKVDRAGRGTTVQTDRWLQETVDWLTEEINADSLGQALGVLRTVTARAAGYLLTPTPPEETARLLEEIEELAGGLLSAGLAGRLHRARLRSRNASRPGPFDLDDDRELAVRALRGVRTLAESFADDGPAAAAKALRRVRALDGPDADGAADLDLLARAASWDVDEPVPFLAELAAARDRLLEALRPASGPLAPAAADPEVEDLLAEIAEELEERVRDSGESGPQLAMLDYLEGLRGDPAAVEWTLRAYTASYAATCQQAASPTVAGAKQEARVEDVVFDTVIIDEAARANPLDLMIPLIHAGRRIVLVGDHNQLPHMLEPEVERQVEQLDAGARGRLRESLFQRLFENLRAPGAPVDRVVTLNAQFRMHRTLGAFVSRCFYDGMLESPRPDEEFAHALPGYEGVHAAWIDVPNARGAESGRRSKRRRAEARAIADQLERLLPSAPDLTFGVISFYSDQVDEIWRELVARELARRTDQGYELVKGLQYDAGGRRLDRLHVGSVDAFQGKEFDVVFLSTTRSAPQADPPAAGTAAHDRWVRRRYGHLTLRNRLCVAMSRQKRLLVTVGDSAMFEGAAVPAQVEPLAEFLRLCRSGGGHGAVLSS